CGTAGTACGACCGGAAGCGCTCGACGTCGCGGAACTGTCCCTTCCCGGGGACGTGACTCATCACCGAGACGAGCGTCGCCGCACCGCGCGCGAGGACCGCCTCGACGGCGTCGACGCAGGCGTCGTCGGTGATCTCGCACCGCGCGTGGATGCGGTGGTCGGCGAGGAGCGAGTCGGTCGAGCCGACGGCGTCGACGATCCTCGACGCGAGTTCGGGCGACCGGTCCTTCTCGGGTGCCTCCTCGAAGGCGATGGCGTGGAACTTCGTCGTGATCCCCGCGGCGACGTTCGCGCGGTCCGCGGCGACGAGCGCCATCGGAACCTCCACGCGGGCGTTGCTCCGCGGGCGGAGGTGGCGCTCGATGTCGTCGCCGTGCAGGTCGACGATCCCCGGCATGAGTACCCTTCCGGCGGCGTCGACGCGGGCGACGCCGTCGGCGTCGATCCGCCCGGACTCGACGGCCGCGATCTCGCCGTCGCTGACCGCGACGCTCCCGCGGAACGCCGCCGTCGGCGTCACGACGCGGGCGTCCTCGACGACGACGTCGTACTCCCCGGGGTCGGCGTCGGCGCGCTCCGCGGTCTCGCTCACGGCCGCACCCCCGAGTCGGCCTCCTCGGCGTCCGGCGTCGCCGCCGCGAGGTAGGTCTCCACGTCGACGACGCGCCGCAGGCGAGCGTCTTCGAGGACGGCGACGCGGTCTGCGACGCGCGCCACCGCGTCGCGGTCGTGAAACACCCCGACGACCGTCGTCTCGTCGGTGAGATACCGGTCGAGGAGGTCGATCGCCGCCGCCTTCGTCCCGGGGTCGAGCGCGCTCGTCGGCTCGTCGAGGAGGAGGAGCCGCGGCCGGGGGGCGACGGCGCGGGCGAGGTTCACCCGTTGGCGCTCGCCGCCGCTGAACGTCGCCGGATACGCCCCGTGGAGTTCGGTGGGGAGGTCGAGGGCGGACAGGAGGTCCTCGGCGACGTCGCGCGCGGCGGCGCGCGCCACGCCACGCTCGACCAGCGGTCGGGCCACGACGTCCACCGCGGGGACGCGGGGGATCTCGTCGAGGAACTGGGAGGCGTAGCCGATCTCGGCCCCACGGAGCGCCAGCATCCGTCGCCCCGAACACGTCGCAAGGTCGACCGTCCCGTCGCGGCTCTCGAAGCGGACGCTCCCGCCCGACGGCCGGTAGGTGCGGTACAGGCACTTCAGCAGCGAGGACTTCCCGCTGCCGGACTCGCCGACGACGGCGAGGAACTCGCCGTCGCGGACGTCGAGGGAGACGCCGTCGAGGCCGACGACGCGCTTCCCCCCGACGACGTGCATCTCGAACGTCTTCCGTAGGTCTTCGATCTCGAGGAGCGTCATATGACTGAGTTGATCAGGGTCTGGGTGTACTCGTGCTGCGGGTCCTCCATGACGCGGTCGGTGAGGCCCGACTCGACGACGCGTCCGTGTCGCATGACGACGGTCCGGTCGGCGAGGAGTCGCACGACGCCGAGGTCGTGCGAGACGACGACGGTCGCCACGTCCTGTTCGCGCTGGATGCGCCGGAACGCGTCGAGCACGCGGGCCTGCACGCTCACGTCGAGGCCGGTCGTCGGTTCGTCGAGGACGATCAGTTCCGGGTCGTTCGCGATGGCCCTGGCGATCTGGACGCGCCGCTGCATGCCGCCGCTGTACGTGTCGGTCGGGTCGTCCATGCGGTCGAGCGGGACCTCCGTCTCCTCGAAGAGGTCGCGCACGCGGGCGCGAATCTCCTCGAAGTTCCGCCATCCCGCCGCGAGGAGCGCCTCCGCGACGTTCCCCCCGCCGGTGAACTCGAGCGTCAGGCCGTCGCGGACGTGCTGGTGGACCATGCCGACGTGTCCGCTCCGCAGGTCGACGCGCTCCTCGTAGTTCGCCTCCAGGAGGTTCCCGTCGTAGGCGGCGAAGTCGACGCGGCCCGCGGTCGCCGGGAGGTCGAGCGCCAGCATCTCCGCGAGGCTGGACTTGCCCGAACCCGACTCGCCGACCACGCCGAGGACCTCCCCGCGATCGACCGAGAGGCTCACCTCCGCACACCCGACGACCGTTCCGCACGGACAGCGGTTCCGCCCCCTGTCGGGACCGGTCCGTTCGACGCACCGACCGCAGGGGTCGCCGTCGCCGTAGAACCGCGTGACGCCCTCGGCGTCGAGCAGACTCACGCCCCGTCACCTCCGTCGTCCGTCAGCAGCGGATCCGGCGTCCCCGGCCCCCACGCGACGCCGTCGGCGTCGAGGTGGTGGTCCTTCGGGAGCCCCGGGGTCTCGACCCGCTTCTCGCAGAACGAGGCGTCGTTGCAGGCGTGGCGGGTGACCCCGTCGTCGTCCGTCACCTCCGTCAGGTAGGTGTCGGTCGAGCCGCACCGGTGACACGACTCGCCCGCGAAGCGCTCGACCTGGAACCGGCGGTCCTCGAAGGCGAGCGGTTCGACCGACGTGTGCGGCGGCACGGCGTAGACGCGCGCCTCCCGGCCGGCGGCGAAGAGGAACAGCGTCTCGGCGTCGTTCAGCTTCGTCGTGTCCCACCGCGGGATGGGGGAGGGATCCATCAGGTAGCGGTCGTCGACCAGCACCGGATACCGCGCCGGGATCTGGATCTCGCCCCAC
The window above is part of the Halomarina pelagica genome. Proteins encoded here:
- a CDS encoding alpha-D-ribose 1-methylphosphonate 5-triphosphate diphosphatase → MSETAERADADPGEYDVVVEDARVVTPTAAFRGSVAVSDGEIAAVESGRIDADGVARVDAAGRVLMPGIVDLHGDDIERHLRPRSNARVEVPMALVAADRANVAAGITTKFHAIAFEEAPEKDRSPELASRIVDAVGSTDSLLADHRIHARCEITDDACVDAVEAVLARGAATLVSVMSHVPGKGQFRDVERFRSYYENDANLSGRDADALIEERTNLSEATLSARVDRVVSAARTAGAVVASHDDETPVEVERLRERGVAISEYPITLDAAERARDLGMTTAMGAPNLVRGGSQWGNLSTSDAIAADAADVLLADYHPPSLLAAPFVDTGEPLPVRVARVTAAPADAVGLTDRGRIEAGARADLVLVDPEPTPVVERAFVAGEPVFRAEAAR
- a CDS encoding phosphonate C-P lyase system protein PhnL, giving the protein MTLLEIEDLRKTFEMHVVGGKRVVGLDGVSLDVRDGEFLAVVGESGSGKSSLLKCLYRTYRPSGGSVRFESRDGTVDLATCSGRRMLALRGAEIGYASQFLDEIPRVPAVDVVARPLVERGVARAAARDVAEDLLSALDLPTELHGAYPATFSGGERQRVNLARAVAPRPRLLLLDEPTSALDPGTKAAAIDLLDRYLTDETTVVGVFHDRDAVARVADRVAVLEDARLRRVVDVETYLAAATPDAEEADSGVRP
- a CDS encoding ATP-binding cassette domain-containing protein, which translates into the protein MSLLDAEGVTRFYGDGDPCGRCVERTGPDRGRNRCPCGTVVGCAEVSLSVDRGEVLGVVGESGSGKSSLAEMLALDLPATAGRVDFAAYDGNLLEANYEERVDLRSGHVGMVHQHVRDGLTLEFTGGGNVAEALLAAGWRNFEEIRARVRDLFEETEVPLDRMDDPTDTYSGGMQRRVQIARAIANDPELIVLDEPTTGLDVSVQARVLDAFRRIQREQDVATVVVSHDLGVVRLLADRTVVMRHGRVVESGLTDRVMEDPQHEYTQTLINSVI